Part of the Synergistota bacterium genome, CCTCATCGAGCGTTAATGCAACTGCAGCACCGATGGTTCCCGATGTTGTCAACCCAACATGGGCAACGAGAATATCAGCACCAGCTTCAGCCATCTTCTTAGCTTGCTCTTCATCAAATACATACGGCGCGGTAAAAAGCCCCATCTCATGGGCTATCCTTATCATTTCCACTTCTTTATCATATCCCATGCCGGTTGCTTCAAGGTTTGCTCTAAAAACGCCATCTATTAATCCCACAGTTGGAAAGTTCTGAACACCAGAGAAGTTAACAAACGAAACTTCCTTCAAGAAAACCTCCATATCTCTGAAAGGATCGGTTCCGCAAACGCCGGCTAAAACGGGAGTGCGCTTGACCACCGGTATAACCTCGCGAGCCATCTCCATGACTATGGCATTGGCATCTCCATACGGCATGAGACCAGCCAAAGAGCCCCTTCCGGCCATGCGATAGCGCCCGGAGTTATATATTATTATCAGATCCGCGCCTCCAGCCTCAGCCATTTTAGCGGATATACCGGTTCCCGCTCCGCATCCTATTATGGGTTCTCCCTTCCCTATCTTCTCCCGAAAACGGGCTAATATCTCCTCTCGCGGAATACGCTTTACCATGATTTAACACCTCCTTATTCTCTCTCCTTCAGAAACTCAAGCATCTTAGAAACCATGGCTTCAGCAAACTCATCGTCATTTATGTTGTAGTCGAGCTCATAGACCGGAATGTCAGGCCTTATATGCTTCTTTATGGCATCGAATAGAGCCTTATCAGCCTCAGGCCACCAGAACTCCTTACCGGGAGCATCGAGCATGGAAACCCCTTTAAGAGGCAAGAAAATGGCAACGGGAGCGGTTGAGCGATTAAGCTTCTCAGCGAGAATCCTACCAAGCTCGGCATTTTCCTCCGGCGTAGTTCTCATCAAGGTAACGTTGGGATTCCAGCGATAGAACTTTCTCCCCTTGAACTTCTCGGGTATCGTCTCAGGTGCCCAGAAATTGACCATATCAAGGCAGCCGGGAGCAACAACCTGAGGAACACCAGCCTTAGCAGCAGCTTCCAGTCTCGTTGGCCCTGCAGATAGAACGCCTCCAACGAGCTCATCCGCAAGCTCGGTCGTTGTTATATCCATAACTCCCTTAAAGTAGCCCTCTTCTATAAGACTCTCCATCGTCTGCCCTCCAGTTCCAACCGCGTGAAAGACAAGCACATCATATCCTTTATCTCTCAATCTCTTAGAACAGTAATTAACGATAGGAGTAGTATTCCCGAACATGGAGGCAGCGACGAGAGGTTTTTCCTCCATTTCGGGAATTTCAGACTCAACCATTCCAACTATTGCCCCAACGGCGTTTGAATATATCCTAGCGCTGATTTTATTCACACCCGCAACATCGACCACGGAAGGCATCATAACGATATCTTTAATGCCGACATAGGGTCTGGTATCACCTGAAGCCACGGTGCTGACCATAACCTTCGGAACGCCTATAGGAAGAGCCTTCATAGCGGAAGTTCCTATCACGGTTCCCGCGGAACCCCCAAGCGAGATAACCGCATCAATCTCTCCCTTATCGTAAAGCTCTCTAACCAGCTTGGCTATCCCCCGCGTCATAACGTCCATAGCTAAGGACTTATCGGATTTCTTTCTCAGCTCATCAAGGGAAACCCCGCCTGCCTCAGCAACCTCAGAAGACGATATATCAGGCTCAAATAGAGGCTTCCCAACAACGCTCGTGTCAATAACGAGAGCTCGATGCCCACGCCTCTCTATCTCCGATTTTACGAAACGTAGATCCTCACCTTTGGTATCAAGCGCCCCTATAACCGCTATTACTTTAGCCATCTCTCATCACCCCCTTAAATGAAAAGAGCGCCCCTTCTCTCACAGGGGCGCCCCTCCTACCACCGCCGGAACAAGCTTAGCGTACTTAACTCCTTTCTGCGTCCCTATGCGGGAAGCAATATCCCTCAGGGTAGAAACCCTGCCCTTAAGAAGAATAACCTCAAGACAATTTTCCTCATCTATATGAAGATGGAGGGTAGATATGATTTCCTTAAGATGCTCATGCTGTATCTCGGTTATATCCCTTCTATGATGATCATAAATAACAACGAGAACGGCTGTTGCTTCATCAAAAGTCTCCTTCCACTCCGTTTCAAGTATGAAGTTCCTGATAAGGTCTCTAATAGCTTCTGATCGATTCTCGTATCCCTTATCTACGATAACCTCATCAAACCTTTTAAGAAGCTCTTCCTCCATGGAAACCCCAAACCTTATGACCTTTCCCACAGTTTCTGTACCCTCCTCTTGCCTTTTAAGAGCTTTACCATTATAATAACATATGTGGGCGCTTAGCTCAGCGGGAGAGCGCTTCCCTCACACGGAAGAGGTCGCTGGTTCAATCCCAGCAGCGCCCACCATTTTTATATCTCAAGCCTCATTATAATCGCATCTGCTCCCTCATCCCTGTAATAGCCGGGAATTAAACCTATCTCCTTAAATCCGTATTTTTCATAAAGCTTTCTTGCAGGCAGATTAGACGGATTAACCTCAAGGACGACGCTCTTAACTTTTCTATCCTTGGCTATCTCAAGAAGAGCCAAAAGAAGCTGCTCTCCTATCTGATTTCCTCTCCAACGGGGAGCTACTGCAATTGTAGTTATATGCCCCTGCCTTTGATAAAACTTTATTCCCGCATACCCAACGACTCTACCTCTAAGCCGGGCAACTATATAAACGCTATCTTTGAGCTCAAGTTCTTCCCTGAAAGTCTCCTCGCTCCATGGAAAAGGAAAACACTCCCTTTCTATTTCAAGAACTTCATCCAAATCGCCCAAGTTCATAAAATCTATATCAACCAAGATCATAGTCAAGGTTAAAGAGCTATCGTCTCTTCCCTACCGGGGCCCACCCCTATAAAGAAGACTTTGCACCTCACGATCTCCTCTACCAGTCTAACGTAATTTCTCGCCTCCGGGGGGAGATCGCCGAAGGTTCTAACATCTCTTATATCTTCGCTCCAACCATCTATCTCCTCATATACAGGCTTAGCCTCATCAAGAAGCGGGGTAAACTCCTCTGTCCTTCTTCCTGAAACTTCATATGCAACGCATATCTTTATCTTCTCCAAGCCCGTCAGGACATCAAGCTTGGTCAAAGCTATTTTATCAACGCCATTAAGCTTAGCAGAGTATCTTATCATGACCCCGTCAAGCCATCCACATCTCCTCGGTCTGCCCGTTGTAGCCCCGAATTCACCACCTCTCTCCCTCACCATAGAGGCGGTTTCCTCATCCATCTCAGTGGGGAATGGCCCCATACCTACCCTCGTCGTATAAGCTTTTAGAACACCTATAACCTCATCCACATCCTTAGGGGATATTCCAGCTCCGACGCAAGCTCCTCCGGATAGCGGATGGGAAGAAGTAACATAGGGATATGTTCCATAGGTTATGTCAAGGAGAGTCCCTTGAGCTCCCTCAAAAAGAAGATTTTTGCCTGAACTAATCAGTGAGCTAACGAGCGAAACGGTATTGCAAACCTTATCTTCAAGGAAATCTGCATATTTTAAGCACTCTTCTCTAATTTTATCGTAGTCGAGGGGAGGGCCTCCATATATCTTCGTTATAAGCTCGTTTTTTCTGGCAAGTACAAACTTCAGTTTTCTCTCAAAAAGCTCTCTTCTTAAGAGATCCCCCACACGTATTCCAATTCTCGATGCCTTGTCAGCATAAGCAGGACCTATGCCTCTTTTAGTAGTCCCTATCTTGTTTTCTCCCCTTCGATTTTCCTCAAGCTCATCAAGTATTTTGTGGTAAGGCATAACAAGGTGAGCGAGCTCACTTATCCTGAGCTCACCTATCCTTCCGGCTTCCCTTTTAAGAGATGTATATTCCTCGAAAAGCAAAGGTAGATCTACCACAACTCCATCGCCTATTACGCACAGCTTTTCCGGATAAAGCATTCCTGAGGGAAGAAGATGAAAGATGAATTTCTTATCTCCAAGCACGACTGTGTGCCCCGCGTTGCTTCCTCCTTGATACCTTAAGACAACGTCGACATCCTTCACAAGGTAATCAACGACCTTCCCTTTTCCCTCATCTCCCCATTGCATACCCACCACAACCGAAACCGTCATCTTGCAACAACTCCATTTCCGTAAACTATGTTTGAGGCAAAAACGAGCTCCACAAATCTCCTTATTTTAGGAAGAAGTCTCTCTAAAGCAACGTAGGTATCGTGCCTGACATGCCCGATACCTATTACTCTTTTCTTTCTTCTGGTTATCCATACGAGTTTCCATATATACTCCTCAGCTTTGCTCTCACCGGAATACGAGTCTATAAAAAGTGAATTATAGTAGGATGGGAGTCCCATGCTTCTCGCAATTGCATAAGCCACCGTTTTATGAGATGTACAGCTGTCCACGAAAAAGAGCCCCTTTTCCTTTAACACCCTCATTACTTTTCTCATTAAGGGAGCGCTTTCCGTAGCTAAGGAACCCATATGATTGTTAACACCAACAGTGTGAGGCACGGTCATAAGAGCATCCTCTATGATTTTCCTTATCTCCCTTTCTTTCATATTTACTCTAATGGTGCCCACTCCAGCCCACCTATGCCCATAAGCCTCCATAGGAAGATGGAGCATAACCTCCTTCCCACTCAGATGGGCTCTTTCAGCGATAAACTTAGACCATGGGAGAAACGGTAGCACCGAAACAGTAATCTTATAAGGAAGAGATATAAAATCAAGAGCAAGCGGCGTTCTGTAGCCAAAATCATCTATTATAAAAGCAAGCTTTGGAAGCTTGCTCTTCCATCTCGGCTTTATGGATTCAAAGAGCGCGTAAAGCCCTCTTCCAAGCTCTCCCCATAAATTAAAGCTGAAGCCTATAGGCCTCAGCCTGAAGAAATAAGTAATTTTATACCCTGCTCCACTTACACCAGAGAGCTTTCCCTTAAAGCAAAGCTTCACAGGCTTAGGAGAGAGAAGAAAAAGCACGATAACCATAAGAAAAGCTATAAGGATAAGAGCAAAACCCCACATCGCTCTCATAAAGCTTTTCCCATCTCCTGAAGAAGTATTTCTTTAGCTTTTTCAAGCTGCACATCCTTTTTTGAACTTTCCGGTTGCTTGACCACGATATCCGGCATAAGTCCCTTCTTATGAATAAGTCTTCCCTTGGGCGTATAATAGTAAGCTATAGTTATATGGAGAGCAGAACCATCCTTAAGCGGTATCACAGTTTGAACCGACCCCTTTCCAAAGGTCTTAACGCCAATAAGCTTCGCCCTCTTGTTATCCTGCAAAGCACCAGCAACTATTTCCGAAGCGCTCGCAGTTCCCTCGTTAACGAGAACCACCATAGGGCAGTAGGGGATAGCCGTACCATTGGCTTTGTAAACTACGTTATACCATGGATACCTTCCCTTGGTACTCACTATAACACCTTTATTTATGAAAAATCGGCTTACATATACCGCTTCCTTAAGAAGCCCCCCCGGATTGTTTCTAAGATCGAGGATTATAGCCTTGTACCCTTTCTTTTTGA contains:
- a CDS encoding phosphoenolpyruvate hydrolase family protein, which codes for MVKRIPREEILARFREKIGKGEPIIGCGAGTGISAKMAEAGGADLIIIYNSGRYRMAGRGSLAGLMPYGDANAIVMEMAREVIPVVKRTPVLAGVCGTDPFRDMEVFLKEVSFVNFSGVQNFPTVGLIDGVFRANLEATGMGYDKEVEMIRIAHEMGLFTAPYVFDEEQAKKMAEAGADILVAHVGLTTSGTIGAAVALTLDE
- a CDS encoding Tm-1-like ATP-binding domain-containing protein, with the protein product MAKVIAVIGALDTKGEDLRFVKSEIERRGHRALVIDTSVVGKPLFEPDISSSEVAEAGGVSLDELRKKSDKSLAMDVMTRGIAKLVRELYDKGEIDAVISLGGSAGTVIGTSAMKALPIGVPKVMVSTVASGDTRPYVGIKDIVMMPSVVDVAGVNKISARIYSNAVGAIVGMVESEIPEMEEKPLVAASMFGNTTPIVNYCSKRLRDKGYDVLVFHAVGTGGQTMESLIEEGYFKGVMDITTTELADELVGGVLSAGPTRLEAAAKAGVPQVVAPGCLDMVNFWAPETIPEKFKGRKFYRWNPNVTLMRTTPEENAELGRILAEKLNRSTAPVAIFLPLKGVSMLDAPGKEFWWPEADKALFDAIKKHIRPDIPVYELDYNINDDEFAEAMVSKMLEFLKERE
- the nikR gene encoding nickel-responsive transcriptional regulator NikR; the encoded protein is MGKVIRFGVSMEEELLKRFDEVIVDKGYENRSEAIRDLIRNFILETEWKETFDEATAVLVVIYDHHRRDITEIQHEHLKEIISTLHLHIDEENCLEVILLKGRVSTLRDIASRIGTQKGVKYAKLVPAVVGGAPL
- the rimI gene encoding ribosomal protein S18-alanine N-acetyltransferase, whose amino-acid sequence is MNLGDLDEVLEIERECFPFPWSEETFREELELKDSVYIVARLRGRVVGYAGIKFYQRQGHITTIAVAPRWRGNQIGEQLLLALLEIAKDRKVKSVVLEVNPSNLPARKLYEKYGFKEIGLIPGYYRDEGADAIIMRLEI
- a CDS encoding adenylosuccinate synthase; protein product: MTVSVVVGMQWGDEGKGKVVDYLVKDVDVVLRYQGGSNAGHTVVLGDKKFIFHLLPSGMLYPEKLCVIGDGVVVDLPLLFEEYTSLKREAGRIGELRISELAHLVMPYHKILDELEENRRGENKIGTTKRGIGPAYADKASRIGIRVGDLLRRELFERKLKFVLARKNELITKIYGGPPLDYDKIREECLKYADFLEDKVCNTVSLVSSLISSGKNLLFEGAQGTLLDITYGTYPYVTSSHPLSGGACVGAGISPKDVDEVIGVLKAYTTRVGMGPFPTEMDEETASMVRERGGEFGATTGRPRRCGWLDGVMIRYSAKLNGVDKIALTKLDVLTGLEKIKICVAYEVSGRRTEEFTPLLDEAKPVYEEIDGWSEDIRDVRTFGDLPPEARNYVRLVEEIVRCKVFFIGVGPGREETIAL
- a CDS encoding divergent polysaccharide deacetylase family protein codes for the protein MRAMWGFALILIAFLMVIVLFLLSPKPVKLCFKGKLSGVSGAGYKITYFFRLRPIGFSFNLWGELGRGLYALFESIKPRWKSKLPKLAFIIDDFGYRTPLALDFISLPYKITVSVLPFLPWSKFIAERAHLSGKEVMLHLPMEAYGHRWAGVGTIRVNMKEREIRKIIEDALMTVPHTVGVNNHMGSLATESAPLMRKVMRVLKEKGLFFVDSCTSHKTVAYAIARSMGLPSYYNSLFIDSYSGESKAEEYIWKLVWITRRKKRVIGIGHVRHDTYVALERLLPKIRRFVELVFASNIVYGNGVVAR